Proteins encoded within one genomic window of Humulus lupulus chromosome 1, drHumLupu1.1, whole genome shotgun sequence:
- the LOC133799496 gene encoding adoMet-dependent rRNA methyltransferase spb1 has product MGKVKGKHRLDKFYHLAKEHGYRSRASWKLVQLDAKYTFLRSSHAVLDLCAAPGGWMQVVVQRVPVGSLVVGIDLVPIVPIRGAIAVQQDITRSECKAKIKRIMSEKGCTAFDLVLHDGSPNVGGAWAQEATSQNALVIDSVKLATEFLAPRGTFVTKVFRSQDYESVKYCLSRLFERVEVHKPAASRSSSAETYLLAFRYKAPAKIDPRILDVKHLFQGSIEPPKKVVDVLRGSKQKRHRDGYEDGDTTLRKVSTAADFIWSDIPLEILGSVTSISFKNETSLPIQDHALTTEEVKILCDDLRVLGKQDFKHLLKWRMQIRKELSSSEKTEATAAVAAQNESKEDEDEKILNEMEELTNAMDRKQKRKKKLLAKRRAKDKARKANGMQIDALDDGYVDHELFSLSSMKGKKDLVVVDSMENEDENGNLGDSENEEIHDEAQHDSPSDVDSDEERRRYDEKMEECLDQAYEQYMSKKEGSTKQRKRAKELHSEDVLEGGEDDNQNIQCDYDSDKDPGDQEGNPLMVPLDDCEVPTQEEITNKWFSQDIFAEAVDEGDLEKSDSEDEMQAARPEKFPFPEKDMVKSRNLAVASNRSQHQSLKKEDDFEIVPAPGTDSSDDSSSDESDLDVDTKAEILACAKKMLMKKPREQMIDDAYNRYMFDDEGLPKWFLEEERKHRHSIKPITKEEVNAMKAQFKEIDARPAKKVAEAKARKKRVAMKKLEKVRKKANIISDQADISDRSKTKQIEQLYRKAEPKRPKKELVVAKKGVQVRVGKGKKLVDPRMKKDLRASKAKGKGNSKKGKTGKFQKGKGSAKASGQKAQKGGYKGKKTGMRE; this is encoded by the exons ATGGGTAAGGTTAAGGGAAAGCATCGTTTGGACAAGTTCTACCACTTGGCCAAAGAACATGGCTACCGTTCTCGAGCCTCTTGGAAGCTGGTTCAGCTCGATGCCAAGTATACTTTCCTCCGCTCCTCCCACGCCGTCCTCGATCTCTGCGCCGCCCCAGGTGGTTGGATGCAGGTCGTTGTTCAGCGCGTCCCCGTCGGCAGTCTTGTCGTCGGTATTGATTTGGTTCCCATCGTTCCCATTCGTGGCGCCATCGCCGTCCAGCAGGACATCACCAGGTCCGAATGTAAGGCCAAGATCAAGCGCATAATGAGCGAGAAGGGATGTACGGCTTTTGATTTGGTGTTGCACGATGGTTCTCCCAACGTTGGTGGTGCTTGGGCTCAGGAAGCCACCAGCCAGAACGCCTTGGTTATCGATTCCGTGAAGTTGGCTACCGAGTTCTTGGCACCTAGAGGCACATTTGTTACCAAG GTCTTCCGATCTCAAGACTACGAGTCTGTCAAGTATTGCCTTTCAAGG CTGTTTGAGAGGGTTGAGGTTCACAAACCAGCAGCTAGTCGTTCCTCATCTGCAGAGACATATCTTCTAGCTTTCAGATATAAGGCTCCTGCAAAGATTGATCCACGCATTCTTGATGTGAAACATCTATTTCAGGGATCTATAGAACCCCCGAAAAAG GTAGTGGATGTACTTAGAGGCTCTAAGCAAAAGAGACACCGTGATGG ATATGAAGACGGAGACACAACTTTGAGGAAAGTGTCAACAGCTGCAGATTTTATTTGGTCTGACATTCCTCTTGAGATCCTTGGTTCTGTTACTTCCATAAGTTTTAAGAATGAGACTTCTTTGCCCATTCAAGATCATGCTTTAACAACAGAAGAG GTTAAAATTCTATGTGATGATTTGCGTGTCCTGGGGAAACAAGATTTTAAGCACCTTCTGAA GTGGAGGATGCAGATTAGAAAGGAATTGTCTTCCTCAGAGAAGACTGAAGCTACTGCTGCTGTAGCTGCTCAAAATGAATCTAAGGAGGATGAAGATGAGAAAATACTCAATGAGATGGAGGAGCTAACAAATGCTATGGACCGCAAGCAGAAACGGAAGAAAAAGCTGCTTGCAAAGAGAAGAGCTAAG GACAAGGCACGAAAGGCAAATGGGATGCAAATAGATGCATTGGATGACGGCTATGTTGACCATGAGCTATTTTCTCTCTCTTCTATGAAG GGAAAGAAAGATCTTGTGGTGGTAGATTCCATGGAAAATGAGGATGAGAATGGTAACTTGGGTGATAGTGAAAATGAAGAAATACATGATGAGGCTCAACATGATTCACCCAGTGATGTAGATTCTGATGAAGAACGGAGAAG ATATGATGAAAAAATGGAAGAGTGTCTTGATCAGGCTTATGAACAGTACATGTCCAAAAAGGAGGGAAGTACAAAGCAGCGGAAGCGGGCGAAGGAACTGCATTCTGAAGATGTTCTGGAG GGCGGTGAGGATGATAATCAAAATATCCAATGTGATTATGATTCAGATAAAGACCCTGGTGATCAAGAAGGGAATCCTCTGATGGTACCACTTGATGATTGTGAAGTTCCAACACAAGAAGAGATTACGAACAAGTGGTTTAGTCAGGATATCTTTGCTGAAGCTGTTGATGAGGGAGACTTGGAAAAGTCTGATAGTGAAGATGAAATGCAGGCTGCCAGGCCAGAAAAGTTTCCTTTCCCTGAAAAGGACATGGTAAAGTCAAGAAACCTTGCTGTAGCATCCAATCGTTCTCAACATCAATCTTTGAAAAAAGAAGATGATTTTGAGATAGTCCCTGCTCCAGGAACGGATTCAAGCGATGACTCATCTTCAGATGAATCGGATTTGGATGTTGACACAAAAGCTGAGATACTAGCTTGTGCAAAGAAGATGCTCATGAAAAAACCAAGGGAGCAAATGATTGATGATGCCTATAATAGGTACATGTTTGATGATGAGGGTTTGCCCAAGTGGTTTTTGGAGGAGGAAAGGAAGCATCGCCATTCCATTAAGCCGATAACGAAGGAAGAGGTTAATGCTATGAAAGCACAATTCAAAGAAATAGATGCCCGGCCAGCGAAGAAAGTGGCAGAGGCCAAGGCCCGAAAGAAGCGCGTTGCCATGAAGAAGCTTGAGAAGGTGAGGAAGAAGGCCAACATAATTTCTGACCAGGCAGACATATCTGATCGTTCAAAGACGAAGCAAATTGAACAACTATACCGGAAGGCCGAGCCTAAGAGGCCTAAAAAGGAATTAGTGGTTGCAAAGAAGGGCGTTCAAGTTAGGGTTGGCAAGGGTAAAAAACTTGTTGATCCACGGATGAAAAAAGACTTGAGAGCGAGTAAGGCCAAAGGCAAAGGCAATTCAAAGAAGGGTAAGACTGGTAAGTTTCAGAAAGGGAAAGGGTCTGCAAAAGCTTCAGGACAGAAGGCACAAAAGGGTGGTTACAAAGGGAAAAAGACGGGCATGCGTGAATAA